In the Pontibacillus sp. HMF3514 genome, TTAGGTATTCCGTTCCCTGAAGAATATGGAGGCTCTGGTGGAGACACTGTAACATACGCCCTTGCAGTTGAAGAAATTGGACGCGTTTGTGGGGGTACAGGGCTTAGCTACGCTGCAGCTGTTTCACTAGGTTCTAGCCCTATTTACTACTTTGGTACTGAGGAACAAAAACAAGAATGGTTAGTTCCGCTAGCAAAAGGTGAAGGTCTAGCCGCATTCGGCTTAACAGAACCAAACGCTGGGTCGGACGCAGGTGGAACACAAACAAAGGCCGTTCTTGACGGAGATGAATACGTCATTAATGGCGAAAAGTGTTGGATCACAAATGCTGAATACTCCCGTTCCATTACCGTTACTGCAGTAACAGGGAAGAATGAAAAAGGTAAAAACATCATCTCAGCATTTATCGTTCCTAAAGATACACCAGGGCTAACCATAACCAGTAATTATGACAAGATGGGTGTTCGTGCATCGAATACTTGTGAAATTATTTTGGAGGATGTTCGGGTTCCAAAAGAGAATATTTTAGGAGACGAGAAAAAAGGCTTTAATCAGTTTCTTTACACATTGGATGGAGGACGTATCTCAATTGGTGCGCTAGCCGTTGGTATTGCTCAAGCATCTCTTGATAAAGCACTCGCTTATGCTAAAGAACGTAAGCAATTCGGTAAAACCATTTCAAATTTCCAGGCCATTCAATTCAAGCTTGCGGATATGGCAATGGAAGTAGAACTCGCTCGCAATATGGTACTAAAAGCTGCATGGTTAAAAGATCAAGGAAAGAATTTTTCTAAAGAATCTGCATATGCGAAGTTGTTCGCTTCTGAAACCGCTTTCCGATCAGCAAACCAGGCGATTCAAATTC is a window encoding:
- a CDS encoding acyl-CoA dehydrogenase encodes the protein MDFSLTKEQEMTRKMVRDFAQEKIAPRAVEMDINSEFPKDIFDEMGKLGLLGIPFPEEYGGSGGDTVTYALAVEEIGRVCGGTGLSYAAAVSLGSSPIYYFGTEEQKQEWLVPLAKGEGLAAFGLTEPNAGSDAGGTQTKAVLDGDEYVINGEKCWITNAEYSRSITVTAVTGKNEKGKNIISAFIVPKDTPGLTITSNYDKMGVRASNTCEIILEDVRVPKENILGDEKKGFNQFLYTLDGGRISIGALAVGIAQASLDKALAYAKERKQFGKTISNFQAIQFKLADMAMEVELARNMVLKAAWLKDQGKNFSKESAYAKLFASETAFRSANQAIQIHGGYGYMREYEVERYLRDAKLLEIGEGTSEIQRLVISRQLGC